One stretch of Rathayibacter festucae DSM 15932 DNA includes these proteins:
- a CDS encoding o-succinylbenzoate synthase, giving the protein MDDVVPAPLPAALPALEEVDAGLRVVALPLRTRFRGVDHREIALVRGPEGWTEFSPFLEYGPAESAAWLRAALDYGWSEQPAPLRDRIPVNATVPAVDAGEVAAILASYHGCRTAKVKVAERGQTLADDVARVAEVRRVLGPEGRIRVDANGGWNVDEAEHAVHALASADLEYVEQPCASVDELADLRRRVKWMGIPVAADESVRKAADPLAVARAGAADLLVVKAQPLGGVRRALDIVAEAGLPAVVSSALDSSVGLAMGAALAAALPELPYDCGLGTASLLAADVTERPLRPVDGAIPVERVEVSEALLLRHAVAPERLAWWRDRLRETWALL; this is encoded by the coding sequence ATGGACGATGTCGTGCCCGCTCCCCTCCCCGCCGCTCTGCCCGCCCTCGAGGAGGTCGACGCCGGACTGCGCGTCGTCGCGCTGCCGCTGCGCACCCGCTTCCGCGGGGTCGACCATCGCGAGATCGCCCTGGTCCGCGGGCCGGAGGGCTGGACCGAGTTCTCGCCGTTCCTCGAGTACGGTCCCGCCGAGTCGGCCGCCTGGCTGCGCGCCGCCCTCGACTACGGCTGGAGCGAGCAGCCCGCGCCGCTGCGCGACCGCATCCCGGTGAACGCGACCGTGCCCGCGGTGGACGCCGGCGAGGTCGCCGCGATCCTCGCGAGCTACCACGGCTGCCGCACCGCCAAGGTGAAGGTCGCGGAGCGCGGGCAGACTCTGGCCGACGACGTGGCGCGGGTCGCCGAGGTTCGCCGGGTGCTCGGGCCGGAGGGCCGCATCCGCGTCGACGCGAACGGTGGCTGGAACGTCGACGAGGCGGAGCACGCCGTGCACGCGCTCGCCTCCGCCGACCTCGAGTACGTCGAGCAGCCGTGCGCGAGCGTCGACGAGCTCGCCGACCTGCGCCGCCGGGTGAAGTGGATGGGCATCCCCGTCGCCGCCGACGAGAGCGTGCGCAAGGCCGCGGATCCGCTCGCCGTCGCGCGCGCCGGTGCCGCCGACCTGCTCGTGGTCAAGGCCCAGCCGCTCGGCGGGGTGCGGCGGGCTCTCGACATCGTCGCCGAGGCGGGGCTGCCCGCGGTGGTCTCCAGCGCCCTCGACAGCTCGGTCGGGCTTGCGATGGGAGCGGCGCTCGCCGCAGCGCTGCCCGAGCTGCCCTACGACTGCGGGCTCGGCACGGCCTCGCTGCTCGCCGCCGACGTGACCGAGCGGCCGCTGCGGCCCGTCGACGGCGCGATCCCGGTCGAGCGGGTCGAGGTGTCGGAGGCGCTGCTGCTGCGCCACGCGGTCGCGCCGGAGCGGCTGGCCTGGTGGCGCGACCGCCTCCGCGAGACGTGGGCACTGCTCTGA
- a CDS encoding NAD(P)-dependent oxidoreductase, translating to MTTPDTASTPTPGSEYTVAVLGLGAMGLPMATRLAGSLTVHGFDIAEPRLALAREAGITPFGSAREAVAGADATLLAVRNGAQLREVLFGGADTEGIATALRPGSVVIMTSTVGITEVTEVAAALAEHGVDLVDAPLSGGPVRAGEGDLLIVVGATPAAREQARPVLDLLASTLSVIGDRPGDGQAFKTVNQLLCGVHIAAGAEALALAAKLGLDPAATLETLSAGAAGSFMLGNRGPRMLQAGEEGGAEVLSRLDIFVKDLGIVTTAARGAGLATPVAAAAEQLFLLGAAQGLAAADDSAIISVLAPPA from the coding sequence GTGACCACGCCCGACACCGCTTCCACTCCCACGCCCGGCTCGGAGTACACCGTCGCCGTCCTCGGCCTCGGCGCCATGGGCCTGCCGATGGCGACCCGCCTGGCCGGCTCGCTGACCGTGCACGGCTTCGACATCGCCGAGCCGCGCCTCGCGCTGGCCCGCGAGGCCGGCATCACCCCCTTCGGCTCGGCCCGCGAGGCGGTGGCCGGCGCCGACGCGACGCTGCTCGCCGTCCGGAACGGCGCCCAGCTGCGCGAGGTGCTCTTCGGCGGCGCCGATACCGAGGGCATCGCGACCGCGCTCCGCCCGGGCTCGGTCGTCATCATGACCAGCACGGTCGGCATCACCGAGGTGACCGAGGTGGCGGCGGCGCTCGCCGAGCACGGGGTCGACCTCGTCGACGCCCCGCTCAGCGGCGGACCGGTGCGCGCGGGGGAGGGCGACCTGCTGATCGTCGTCGGAGCGACCCCCGCCGCCCGCGAGCAGGCCCGTCCCGTGCTCGACCTGCTCGCCTCGACCCTCAGCGTCATCGGCGACCGCCCCGGCGACGGCCAGGCCTTCAAGACCGTCAATCAGCTGCTCTGCGGCGTGCACATCGCCGCCGGGGCGGAGGCCCTCGCGCTGGCCGCGAAGCTCGGCCTCGACCCGGCGGCCACTCTCGAGACGCTCTCCGCCGGCGCGGCCGGCTCGTTCATGCTCGGCAACCGCGGGCCGCGGATGCTGCAGGCCGGCGAGGAGGGCGGGGCCGAGGTGCTGAGCCGCCTCGACATCTTCGTCAAGGACCTCGGCATCGTCACCACGGCCGCGCGCGGTGCAGGGCTCGCCACTCCGGTCGCCGCGGCGGCCGAGCAGCTCTTCCTGCTCGGCGCGGCGCAGGGACTCGCGGCGGCGGACGACTCCGCGATCATCTCGGTGCTCGCGCCGCCCGCCTGA
- a CDS encoding four-carbon acid sugar kinase family protein — protein MISETTLLQQYPAQVPVEAAAVAATRTERTPVLVVLDDDPTGTQSVADLPVLTSWAEEDLRWALATGAPAVYVLSNTRSLAPEDAAERNREIVASALAAARALEVPVAFVSRGDSTLRGHFPLETDTITDALDGAVDAVLLVPAFPDAGRVTIGGVHYMRGTDGLQPVAETEFARDSTFGYAHSDLREWVAEKTEGRWPADRVVALGLATIRAGADAVAAVLAPLRGGVPVVVDAVTEDDLRLLALGLAQAEEAGLRVLYRVGPPFVRARIGQAVHPPLTADEVFPSGSDAADRTRGGLVVVGSHVGLTSRQLERLAASGSLRATLELDVDRAVDPERAPAHLAELVDEAVAALAEGDVAVHTSRSLRRTDDPQESLDISRRVSAAVVAVVRGVLARVRPRFVIAKGGITSSDVASKGLGIRRAIVRGPMLPGLVSLWEPVEGPATGIPYIVFAGNVGDDESLAQVAATLRAPAL, from the coding sequence GTGATCTCGGAGACGACGCTGCTGCAGCAGTACCCCGCGCAGGTGCCGGTCGAGGCCGCCGCCGTCGCCGCCACGCGGACGGAGCGCACGCCGGTGCTCGTGGTGCTGGACGACGACCCGACCGGCACGCAGTCCGTCGCCGATCTGCCGGTGCTGACCAGCTGGGCGGAGGAGGACCTCCGCTGGGCGCTCGCCACCGGCGCACCGGCCGTCTACGTCCTCAGCAACACCCGGAGCCTCGCGCCCGAGGACGCCGCCGAGCGCAACCGGGAGATCGTCGCGAGCGCGCTCGCCGCCGCCCGCGCCCTCGAGGTCCCGGTCGCCTTCGTCAGCCGTGGCGACTCGACCTTGCGCGGCCACTTCCCGCTCGAGACCGACACCATCACCGACGCCCTCGACGGCGCGGTCGACGCCGTCCTCCTGGTGCCCGCCTTCCCCGACGCGGGCCGGGTGACGATCGGCGGCGTCCACTACATGCGCGGCACGGACGGGCTCCAGCCGGTCGCCGAGACCGAGTTCGCCCGCGACTCGACCTTCGGCTACGCGCACTCCGACCTGCGCGAGTGGGTGGCGGAGAAGACGGAGGGCCGCTGGCCCGCCGACCGGGTCGTCGCGCTCGGCCTCGCCACGATCCGCGCGGGTGCCGACGCGGTCGCGGCCGTGCTCGCTCCGCTCCGCGGCGGCGTGCCAGTGGTCGTCGACGCCGTCACCGAGGACGACCTCCGGCTGCTGGCCCTCGGTCTCGCGCAGGCGGAGGAGGCGGGCCTCCGCGTGCTCTACCGGGTCGGCCCGCCGTTCGTCCGGGCGCGCATCGGCCAGGCGGTGCACCCGCCGCTCACCGCGGACGAGGTCTTCCCGAGCGGATCCGACGCGGCCGATCGGACCCGCGGCGGCCTCGTCGTCGTCGGCTCGCACGTCGGCCTCACCTCGCGTCAGCTCGAGCGGCTCGCGGCGTCCGGATCGCTCCGGGCGACCCTCGAGCTCGACGTCGACCGCGCCGTCGACCCCGAGCGCGCCCCCGCGCATCTCGCCGAGCTCGTCGACGAGGCGGTCGCGGCGCTCGCGGAGGGCGACGTCGCCGTGCACACCAGCCGCTCGCTCCGCCGCACCGACGACCCGCAGGAGAGCCTCGACATCTCCCGGCGGGTCTCGGCGGCCGTCGTCGCCGTGGTCCGGGGCGTCCTCGCCCGCGTCCGCCCGCGCTTCGTCATCGCGAAGGGCGGCATCACCTCGAGTGACGTCGCGTCGAAGGGCCTCGGCATCCGGCGCGCGATCGTGCGTGGACCGATGCTGCCCGGCCTGGTCTCGCTCTGGGAGCCCGTCGAGGGCCCCGCGACGGGCATCCCCTACATCGTCTTCGCCGGCAACGTCGGCGACGACGAGTCGCTGGCGCAGGTCGCCGCGACGCTCCGCGCTCCCGCGCTCTGA
- a CDS encoding FadR/GntR family transcriptional regulator: MPRPSLVATVADALLDEIVAGRIPIGSELPSEGELALAHDVSRATMREALGRLQGLNVIDARRGKRGTVNPVARWSDLEPILRATASGVDSAEASLHLIEVREMIETGASALAAVRRSDADLARLEEELAQMTAAHESGDLAAFVAADIAFHDVILAATGNVFVAAVFAPLAKVMRAKREQTSALVQIQRNALVKHRAVLEAIRAADADASRAAMADHIAQTAEDLRHYVLSGDDSSE; the protein is encoded by the coding sequence GTGCCGCGTCCGTCCCTCGTCGCGACCGTCGCCGACGCGCTGCTCGACGAGATCGTCGCCGGCCGCATCCCGATCGGCTCCGAGCTGCCGAGCGAGGGCGAGCTGGCCCTCGCGCACGACGTGAGCCGGGCGACCATGCGCGAGGCGCTCGGCCGCCTCCAGGGCCTCAACGTCATCGACGCGCGCCGGGGCAAGCGCGGCACGGTCAATCCGGTCGCCCGCTGGAGCGACCTCGAGCCGATCCTCCGGGCCACCGCCTCCGGCGTGGACTCCGCCGAGGCGTCGCTGCACCTGATCGAGGTGCGCGAGATGATCGAGACCGGCGCCTCGGCGCTCGCCGCGGTCCGCCGCTCCGACGCCGACCTCGCCCGGCTGGAGGAGGAGCTCGCGCAGATGACCGCCGCGCACGAGAGCGGCGACCTGGCCGCCTTCGTCGCCGCCGACATCGCCTTCCACGACGTGATCCTCGCCGCGACGGGCAACGTCTTCGTCGCCGCCGTCTTCGCGCCGCTCGCCAAGGTGATGCGGGCGAAGCGCGAGCAGACCTCCGCGCTGGTGCAGATCCAGCGGAACGCCCTGGTCAAGCACCGCGCGGTGCTCGAGGCGATCCGCGCCGCGGACGCGGACGCCTCCCGGGCGGCGATGGCCGACCACATCGCGCAGACGGCCGAGGACCTGCGGCACTACGTGCTCTCCGGCGACGACTCCTCCGAGTAG
- a CDS encoding nucleoside hydrolase translates to MNAPTVPVFLDCDTGIDDSLALAYLLRSPLAELVGISTVSGNTDARQAAVNSLGLLALAGRTDVPVAIGAHDFLEEPYSGGSPHVHGENGIGGVLLPVGAEPVDEDPADLLLRLAREHEGELRLVAIGPLTNLALALRKHPELPSLLHSVTVMGGAGLAPGNVTAVAEANIWHDPAAAAEVVAADWDLTLVPLDVTMKHLLDEEQRDVLIRSADPLASAIGHALDYYFDFYVGHFGDRTAALHDPMAAAIAVGALELTSAPRVPVEVDTSFGPGRGQTLPDLRGLYRDVHPEGARTRFVLALSEPFAPHLIDVITGA, encoded by the coding sequence GTGAACGCACCCACCGTCCCCGTCTTCCTCGACTGCGACACCGGCATCGACGACTCGCTCGCCCTCGCCTACCTGCTGCGCTCGCCGCTCGCCGAGCTCGTCGGCATCAGCACCGTCAGCGGCAACACCGACGCCCGCCAGGCCGCCGTGAACAGCCTCGGCCTGCTCGCCCTCGCGGGTCGCACCGACGTCCCCGTCGCGATCGGCGCGCACGACTTCCTCGAGGAGCCCTACTCCGGCGGGTCCCCGCACGTGCACGGCGAGAACGGCATCGGCGGCGTGCTGCTGCCCGTCGGCGCGGAGCCGGTCGACGAGGATCCCGCGGACCTGCTGCTCCGCCTCGCCCGCGAGCACGAGGGCGAGCTGCGGCTGGTCGCGATCGGCCCGCTGACGAACCTCGCGCTCGCGCTGCGCAAGCACCCCGAGCTGCCGTCGCTGCTGCACTCCGTCACCGTGATGGGCGGCGCCGGTCTCGCGCCGGGCAACGTGACCGCCGTCGCCGAGGCGAACATCTGGCACGACCCGGCCGCGGCCGCCGAGGTCGTCGCCGCGGACTGGGATCTCACGCTCGTCCCGCTCGACGTGACGATGAAGCACCTGCTGGACGAGGAGCAGCGCGACGTCCTGATCCGCTCCGCCGACCCGCTGGCGTCCGCGATCGGGCACGCGCTGGACTACTACTTCGACTTCTACGTCGGCCACTTCGGCGACCGGACCGCCGCCCTGCACGACCCGATGGCCGCGGCCATCGCCGTCGGCGCCCTGGAGCTCACCTCGGCCCCGCGCGTCCCCGTCGAGGTCGACACCTCCTTCGGTCCCGGCCGCGGCCAGACCCTCCCCGACCTCCGCGGCCTCTACCGCGACGTCCACCCCGAGGGCGCCCGCACCCGCTTCGTCCTCGCGCTGTCGGAGCCGTTCGCCCCCCACCTGATCGACGTGATCACGGGCGCCTGA
- the ccsB gene encoding c-type cytochrome biogenesis protein CcsB, whose product MIETLSQYSVLCLYSAMGIYALAFIFFAIDLARRSSVADGDSIEVVREAERVASSAAADRAASGKATVASGAASVGGSGRTATLSRLGSRVEDEVYNAPSRSKAMRIGFSLTLLAFVLHLGATVLRGIAAGRVPWANMYEFSITGTVLIIGVFLAVQLRWDLRFLGAFITGLVLVLLGVATVNYYVDVVPLPPALQSYWLVIHVLVAILGTAFFALGFALSVTQLLQSRRETSGESAPSVLRFLRTLPSSLTLENLAYRVTIIGFILWTFTLIAGAVWAEKAWGRYWGWDTKEVWTFIIWTIYAGYIHARATRGWRGTPSAWLAIIGFSAVMFNFGVVNVFFKGLHAYSGLDTGM is encoded by the coding sequence GTGATCGAGACCCTCTCGCAGTACTCCGTGCTGTGCCTCTACTCCGCCATGGGCATCTACGCCCTGGCCTTCATCTTCTTCGCCATCGACCTGGCCCGGCGCTCGTCGGTCGCCGACGGCGACTCGATCGAGGTCGTGCGCGAAGCCGAGCGGGTCGCCTCCAGCGCCGCCGCCGACCGCGCGGCGAGCGGCAAGGCCACCGTCGCGTCCGGAGCGGCCTCCGTCGGCGGCAGCGGACGCACCGCGACGCTCTCCCGCCTCGGCAGCCGCGTCGAGGACGAGGTGTACAACGCCCCGTCCCGCTCGAAGGCGATGCGGATCGGCTTCTCGCTCACGCTCCTCGCCTTCGTCCTGCACCTCGGCGCCACCGTCCTCCGCGGCATCGCCGCCGGCCGGGTGCCGTGGGCCAACATGTACGAGTTCTCGATCACCGGGACCGTCCTCATCATCGGCGTCTTCCTCGCCGTGCAGCTGCGCTGGGACCTCCGCTTCCTCGGGGCGTTCATCACCGGCCTCGTGCTGGTCCTCCTCGGCGTCGCGACCGTCAACTACTACGTCGACGTCGTCCCGCTGCCGCCGGCCCTCCAGTCCTACTGGCTCGTGATCCACGTGCTCGTCGCGATCCTCGGCACCGCCTTCTTCGCGCTCGGCTTCGCGCTCTCCGTCACCCAGCTGCTCCAGTCGCGGAGGGAGACCAGCGGCGAGAGCGCCCCCTCCGTCCTCCGCTTCCTGCGCACCCTCCCCAGCTCGCTGACCCTCGAGAACCTCGCCTACCGCGTCACGATCATCGGCTTCATCCTCTGGACCTTCACCCTCATCGCCGGCGCCGTCTGGGCCGAGAAGGCCTGGGGCCGCTACTGGGGCTGGGACACCAAGGAGGTCTGGACCTTCATCATCTGGACCATCTACGCCGGCTACATCCACGCCCGCGCCACCCGCGGCTGGCGCGGCACCCCCTCCGCCTGGCTCGCGATCATCGGCTTCTCCGCCGTCATGTTCAACTTCGGCGTCGTCAACGTCTTCTTCAAGGGGCTTCACGCCTACTCCGGCCTCGACACCGGCATGTGA
- the resB gene encoding cytochrome c biogenesis protein ResB: MASSPRSESDSSTESDSSTDASAGTDATQRKADASFRPADHFDSDGSITQPTLGFTGWVRWMWRQLTSMRTALFLLLLLAIAAVPGSLVPQRSSDPNGVTQYFVDNPDLAPLLDKVQAFDTYTSAWFSSIYLLLFVSLIGCIIPRTKHHFEAMRSRPPKTPARLQRLAGYTVREVEGASEEEAIASAQAVLRRAGYRTERHDDPRGRWSSVSAERGYLRETGNLVFHSALVGILLAVGIGGGFGYSGQRVLVEGSQGFANNLAGYDSFNPGRFFDSSQLDPYQLTLDSLDVQYEEQNQQALGQPVDFTAHVTTTQRDGDSSDETIKVNDPLAVGGTNVYLLGNGYAPTITVRDPSGKAIFTDSVPFLPQDANLTSVGVVKVTDGLAEQVGLTGFFYPTQDELASGASTSIFPDLQYPVLSLNVFEGDLGLDGGVPTSVYVLNTDSLTRLTGGQTGVPSITLKPGDSAELPNGLGTVTFDNVGADPSVVGTDSVKRFASFDIHHDATQGWVLLFAILVLAGLLTSLFVPRRRVWVKATSGADGGLTLEYAGLARGEDPQLTRAVRTIADRHAPLDQP, translated from the coding sequence ATGGCTTCCAGCCCGCGCTCTGAGTCCGACTCGAGCACCGAGTCCGACTCGAGCACCGACGCCTCGGCAGGCACCGACGCGACCCAGCGGAAGGCGGACGCGTCCTTCCGCCCCGCCGACCACTTCGACTCCGACGGGTCGATCACCCAGCCGACCCTCGGCTTCACCGGCTGGGTCCGCTGGATGTGGCGCCAGCTCACCAGCATGCGCACCGCGCTGTTCCTGCTGCTGCTGCTCGCGATCGCGGCGGTGCCGGGCTCGCTCGTGCCGCAGCGCTCCTCCGACCCCAACGGCGTCACCCAGTACTTCGTCGACAACCCGGACCTCGCGCCGCTGCTCGACAAGGTCCAGGCGTTCGACACCTACACCTCGGCCTGGTTCTCGAGCATCTACCTGCTGCTGTTCGTCTCGCTGATCGGCTGCATCATCCCGCGGACGAAGCACCACTTCGAGGCGATGCGCTCCCGCCCGCCGAAGACGCCGGCCCGCCTGCAGCGTCTGGCCGGCTACACCGTCCGCGAGGTCGAGGGCGCGAGCGAGGAGGAGGCCATCGCCTCCGCGCAGGCCGTCCTGCGCCGGGCGGGCTACCGCACCGAGCGCCACGACGACCCGCGCGGCCGCTGGTCGAGCGTCTCGGCCGAGCGCGGCTACCTCCGCGAGACCGGCAACCTCGTCTTCCACTCCGCGCTGGTCGGCATCCTCCTGGCCGTCGGCATCGGCGGCGGCTTCGGCTACAGCGGCCAGCGCGTGCTGGTCGAGGGCTCGCAGGGCTTCGCCAACAACCTGGCCGGCTACGACTCCTTCAACCCGGGCCGGTTCTTCGACAGCAGCCAGCTCGACCCGTACCAGCTGACCCTCGACTCGCTCGACGTGCAGTACGAGGAGCAGAACCAGCAGGCGCTCGGCCAGCCGGTCGACTTCACGGCGCACGTGACGACCACGCAGCGCGACGGCGACTCCTCCGACGAGACGATCAAGGTCAACGACCCGCTCGCGGTCGGCGGCACCAATGTCTACCTGCTCGGCAACGGCTACGCGCCGACGATCACGGTGCGCGACCCCTCTGGGAAGGCGATCTTCACCGACTCCGTGCCGTTCCTCCCGCAGGACGCGAACCTCACCTCGGTCGGCGTCGTCAAGGTGACCGACGGCCTCGCGGAGCAGGTGGGGCTCACCGGCTTCTTCTACCCGACCCAGGACGAGCTGGCCTCGGGAGCATCGACCTCGATCTTCCCGGACCTGCAGTACCCGGTGCTCTCGCTCAACGTCTTCGAGGGCGACCTCGGCCTCGACGGCGGCGTGCCGACCTCGGTCTACGTGCTGAACACCGACTCGCTCACCCGCCTCACCGGTGGGCAGACCGGCGTGCCGTCGATCACGCTCAAGCCGGGCGACTCCGCCGAGCTGCCCAACGGCCTCGGCACGGTCACCTTCGACAACGTCGGTGCCGACCCCTCCGTCGTCGGGACCGACAGCGTCAAGCGCTTCGCCTCGTTCGACATCCACCACGACGCGACCCAGGGCTGGGTGCTGCTCTTCGCGATCCTCGTGCTCGCGGGGCTGCTCACCTCGCTGTTCGTGCCGCGGCGCCGGGTGTGGGTGAAGGCGACGAGCGGGGCCGACGGTGGGCTGACGCTCGAGTACGCCGGGCTCGCCCGCGGCGAGGACCCGCAGCTGACCCGCGCGGTCCGGACGATCGCCGACCGGCACGCGCCGCTCGACCAGCCCTGA
- a CDS encoding cytochrome c biogenesis CcdA family protein has translation MSEVVISGQLLLAVPIALLAGLVSFASPCVLPLVPGYLAYVGGFTDADERAARGRRRIVLGVLLFVLGFSLVFVLFGVAAGSIGFWLRAYADVITRVLGVFVIAMGLVFIGQLSVLQRTIRPGFRPATGLIGAPLLGIVFGVGWTPCLGPTLTSILALSYGAGSPWRGALLTVVYCLGLGIPFLLVAFGFSWVTTTLAFVKRHIRVINIAGGVALVLIGVLMVTGLWNTLVYGALFEVINGFQPAL, from the coding sequence GTGAGCGAGGTCGTCATCAGCGGCCAGCTCCTCCTCGCGGTGCCGATCGCGCTGCTGGCCGGGCTCGTCTCGTTCGCGTCGCCCTGCGTGCTCCCGCTGGTGCCGGGGTACCTCGCCTACGTCGGCGGCTTCACCGACGCCGACGAGCGCGCCGCCCGGGGCCGCCGCCGCATCGTGCTGGGCGTGCTGCTGTTCGTGCTCGGCTTCTCGCTGGTCTTCGTCCTCTTCGGCGTCGCCGCCGGCTCGATCGGCTTCTGGCTGCGCGCCTACGCCGACGTCATCACCCGCGTGCTCGGCGTCTTCGTCATCGCGATGGGGCTGGTCTTCATCGGCCAGCTCTCCGTCCTGCAGCGCACGATCCGTCCCGGCTTCCGCCCGGCGACCGGGCTGATCGGCGCCCCGCTGCTCGGCATCGTCTTCGGCGTCGGTTGGACCCCCTGCCTCGGCCCGACGCTGACGTCGATCCTCGCCCTGAGCTACGGCGCCGGCTCGCCCTGGCGCGGTGCGCTGCTGACGGTCGTCTACTGCCTCGGCCTCGGCATCCCCTTCCTCCTGGTGGCGTTCGGCTTCAGCTGGGTGACCACCACCCTCGCGTTCGTGAAGCGCCACATCCGCGTCATCAACATCGCCGGCGGCGTCGCCCTCGTCCTGATCGGAGTCCTGATGGTCACGGGCCTGTGGAACACCCTCGTCTACGGAGCACTCTTCGAGGTGATCAATGGCTTCCAGCCCGCGCTCTGA
- a CDS encoding TlpA family protein disulfide reductase, whose translation MRRTRALGVLVLVGALALSGCTRDKLAEDYRQGTNNGFISGDGTITEVPVDQRGEAIEFTGTDEDGATIDSADLAGRVVVVNFWYASCAPCRAEAADLEQVNSEFAGQDVSFVGVNVRDQAPTAASFAADYGISYPSIVDTDSSVQLAFTGDVPPNAVPTTIVLDKEGRVASRILGQLQEASILSTLVGDTLAESE comes from the coding sequence ATGCGCCGCACCCGCGCGCTCGGCGTGCTCGTGCTCGTCGGCGCCCTCGCGCTGAGCGGCTGCACCCGCGACAAGCTCGCCGAGGACTACCGGCAGGGCACCAACAACGGCTTCATCTCCGGCGACGGCACGATCACGGAGGTCCCGGTCGACCAGCGGGGCGAGGCGATCGAGTTCACCGGGACCGACGAGGACGGCGCGACCATCGACTCGGCCGATCTCGCCGGCCGGGTCGTCGTCGTCAACTTCTGGTACGCCAGCTGCGCTCCCTGCCGCGCCGAGGCGGCGGACCTCGAGCAGGTCAACAGCGAGTTCGCCGGTCAGGACGTCTCGTTCGTCGGCGTGAACGTGCGCGACCAGGCGCCGACGGCCGCCTCCTTCGCGGCCGACTACGGCATCAGCTACCCCTCCATCGTCGACACCGACTCCTCGGTGCAGCTCGCCTTCACCGGCGACGTCCCGCCGAACGCGGTGCCGACCACGATCGTCCTCGACAAGGAGGGCCGGGTCGCCTCGCGCATCCTCGGTCAGCTGCAGGAGGCGTCGATTTTGTCGACGCTCGTGGGCGACACGCTCGCGGAGTCGGAGTAG
- a CDS encoding histidine phosphatase family protein, with translation MVADQIHLVRHGEVFNPDRVLYGRLPHFRLSDLGNRMARAAADDLLERRRPVTALFASPLQRTQESAQPISQAFELEIVTDERLIEPTNRFEGKRVAARNSALKDPRSWPLLRNPFEPSWGEPYLSISARMYAALESAWQGTASGDAALVSHQLPIWTTHRAIAGEKLFHDPRKRRCALSSITTFERRGDRFVEVGYSDPAAGLQGLATDVGAV, from the coding sequence GTGGTTGCCGATCAGATCCATCTCGTGCGGCACGGCGAGGTCTTCAACCCCGACCGGGTCCTCTACGGGCGACTCCCGCACTTCCGGCTCTCGGACCTGGGCAACCGGATGGCGCGCGCCGCCGCCGACGACCTGCTCGAGCGCCGCCGCCCCGTCACGGCGCTGTTCGCCTCGCCGCTGCAGCGCACGCAGGAGTCGGCCCAGCCGATCTCGCAGGCCTTCGAGCTAGAGATCGTCACCGACGAGCGCCTGATCGAGCCGACCAACCGCTTCGAGGGCAAGCGCGTCGCCGCCCGCAACTCGGCGCTCAAGGACCCGCGCAGCTGGCCTCTGCTCCGCAACCCCTTCGAGCCCAGCTGGGGCGAGCCCTACCTCTCCATCTCGGCGCGGATGTACGCGGCGCTCGAGTCCGCCTGGCAGGGCACGGCCTCCGGTGACGCCGCGCTCGTCAGCCACCAGCTGCCGATCTGGACCACCCACCGCGCGATCGCGGGGGAGAAGCTCTTCCACGACCCGCGCAAGCGCCGCTGCGCGCTGTCGAGCATCACCACCTTCGAGCGCCGCGGCGACCGCTTCGTCGAGGTCGGCTACTCCGACCCGGCGGCCGGCCTCCAGGGCCTCGCGACCGACGTCGGAGCGGTCTGA
- a CDS encoding SDR family NAD(P)-dependent oxidoreductase translates to MSTALITGASTGIGAAFGRAFARRGFDLVLVARDRGRLEEAAAAFRALGAPHVEVLPADLSDRGDVERVRIRLVDPERPVRVLVNNAGFGIDGSFAEPDVAAQDEAFEVMVRSVSVLSGAAAQAMVGRGRGAILTVSSVAGFVHLGPYSAIKAWATAFTQSLAVELRGSGVRAAALCPGWVRTEFHERAAMDTASIPSFLWLDADAVVEEFLRDVARGSVVSIPSWRFGVPISVVRHLPGSLVRRLSAAVSARR, encoded by the coding sequence ATGAGCACCGCACTGATCACCGGAGCGTCCACCGGCATCGGGGCCGCCTTCGGGCGCGCCTTCGCCCGCCGGGGCTTCGACCTCGTCCTCGTCGCCCGCGACCGGGGCCGGCTCGAGGAGGCGGCCGCCGCCTTCCGCGCGCTCGGCGCCCCGCACGTCGAGGTGCTGCCCGCCGACCTCTCCGACCGCGGGGACGTCGAGCGGGTGCGAATCCGGCTCGTCGACCCGGAGCGGCCCGTCCGGGTGCTGGTCAACAACGCCGGCTTCGGGATCGACGGCAGCTTCGCCGAGCCCGACGTCGCGGCGCAGGACGAGGCGTTCGAGGTGATGGTCCGCTCCGTGTCCGTGCTCTCCGGCGCCGCGGCGCAGGCGATGGTCGGCCGCGGGCGCGGGGCGATCCTCACCGTGTCGAGCGTCGCCGGCTTCGTGCACCTCGGGCCGTACTCGGCGATCAAGGCCTGGGCGACGGCCTTCACCCAGTCGCTGGCGGTGGAGCTGCGCGGCAGCGGCGTGCGGGCCGCGGCGCTCTGCCCGGGCTGGGTGCGCACCGAGTTCCACGAGCGCGCGGCGATGGACACCGCCTCGATCCCCTCCTTCCTCTGGCTGGACGCGGACGCGGTGGTCGAGGAGTTCCTGCGCGATGTGGCGCGCGGCTCGGTCGTCTCGATCCCGTCCTGGCGCTTCGGCGTGCCGATCAGCGTGGTGCGCCACCTGCCCGGCTCGCTCGTGCGGCGGCTCTCCGCGGCGGTGAGCGCGCGGCGCTGA